In Canis lupus dingo isolate Sandy chromosome 1, ASM325472v2, whole genome shotgun sequence, a single genomic region encodes these proteins:
- the U2AF2 gene encoding splicing factor U2AF 65 kDa subunit isoform X3, which yields MSDFDEFERQLNENKQERDKENRHRKRSHSRSRSRDRKRRSRSRDRRNRDQRSASRDRRRRSRSPRHEKKKKVRKYWDVPPPGFEHITPMQYKAMQAAGQIPATALLPTMTPDGLAVTPTPVPVVGSQMTRQARRLYVGNIPFGITEEAMMDFFNAQMRLGGLTQAPGNPVLAVQINQDKNFAFLEFRSVDETTQAMAFDGIIFQGQSLKIRRPHDYQPLPGMSENPSVYVPGVVSTVVPDSAHKLFIGGLPNYLNDDQVKELLTSFGPLKAFNLVKDSATGLSKGYAFCEYVDINVTDQAIAGLNGMQLGDKKLLVQRASVGAKNATLVSPPSTINQTPVTLQVPGLMSSQVQMGGHPTEVLCLMNMVLPEELLDDEEYEEIVEDVRDECSKYGLVKSIEIPRPVDGVEVPGCGKIFVEFTSVFDCQKAMQGLTGRKFANRVVVTKYCDPDSYHRRDFW from the exons ATGTCGGACTTCGACGAGTTCGAGCGGCAGCTCAACGAGAATAAGCAAG aACGGGACAAGGAGAACCGGCACCGCAAGCGTAGCCACAGCCGCTCGCGAAGCCGGGACCGCAAGCGCCGGAGCCGGAGCCGTGATCGGCGCAACCGGGACCAGCGGAGTGCCTCCAGGGACAGGCGGCGACGAAG tCGTTCCCCCCGCcatgagaagaagaagaaggtccGTAAATATTGGGATGTCCCCCCGCCTGGCTTCGAGCACATCACCCCCATGCAGTACAAGGCCATGCAAG CGGCGGGTCAGATTCCAGCCACCGCCCTCCTTCCCACCATGACCCCTGATGGCCTGGCTGTGACCCCGACGCCGGTGCCCGTGGTCGGGAGCCAGATGACCAGACAGGCCCGGCGCCTCTACGTGGGGAACATCCCCTTTGGCATCACTGAG GAGGCCATGATGGATTTCTTCAACGCCCAGATGCGCCTTGGGGGTCTGACCCAGGCTCCTGGCAACCCCGTCTTGGCTGTGCAGATTAACCAGGACAAGAACTTTGCTTTCTTGGAG TTCCGCTCAGTGGATGAGACCACCCAGGCCATGGCCTTTGATGGCATCATCTTCCAGGGCCAGTCGCTGAAGATCCGTAGGCCTCATGACTACCAACCCCTGCCTGGCATGTCGGAGAACCCCTCTGTCTACGTCCCTG GAGTTGTGTCCACCGTGGTCCCGGACTCTGCCCACAAGCTGTTCATCGGGGGCTTACCCAATTACCTGAACGACGACCAG GTCAAAGAGCTGCTGACGTCGTTTGGGCCTCTCAAGGCCTTCAACCTGGTCAAGGACAGCGCCACAGGGCTCTCCAAGGGCTACGCCTTCTGTGAGTACGTGGACATCAACGTTACGGATCAG GCTATTGCGGGGCTGAATGGGATGCAGCTGGGAGATAAGAAATTGCTCGTGCAGAGGGCAAGTGTGGGAGCCAAGAATGCCACGCTGGTGAGCCCCCCG aGCACCATCAACCAGACCCCCGTGACCCTGCAAGTGCCGGGCCTCATGAGCTCCCAGGTACAGATGGGCGGCCACCCAACGGAGGTCCTGTGCCTCATGAACATGGTGCTGCCCGAGGAGCTGCTAGACGATGAGGAGTATGAGGAGATTGTGGAGGATGTGCGAGATGAGTGCAGCAAGTATGGGCTTGTCAAGTCCATTGAGATCCCCCGGCCTGTGGATGGCGTCGAGGTGCCCGGCTGTGGaaag ATCTTCGTGGAGTTCACCTCTGTGTTTGACTGCCAGAAAGCCATGCAGGGCCTGACCGGTCGCAAGTTCGCCAACAGAGTGGTTGTCACAAAATACTGTGACCCCGACTCTTACCACCGCCGGGACTTCTGGtag
- the U2AF2 gene encoding splicing factor U2AF 65 kDa subunit isoform X4 — MSDFDEFERQLNENKQERDKENRHRKRSHSRSRSRDRKRRSRSRDRRNRDQRSASRDRRRRSRSPRHEKKKKVRKYWDVPPPGFEHITPMQYKAMQAAGQIPATALLPTMTPDGLAVTPTPVPVVGSQMTRQARRLYVGNIPFGITEEAMMDFFNAQMRLGGLTQAPGNPVLAVQINQDKNFAFLEFRSVDETTQAMAFDGIIFQGQSLKIRRPHDYQPLPGMSENPSVYVPGVVSTVVPDSAHKLFIGGLPNYLNDDQVKELLTSFGPLKAFNLVKDSATGLSKGYAFCEYVDINVTDQAIAGLNGMQLGDKKLLVQRASVGAKNATLSTINQTPVTLQVPGLMSSQVQMGGHPTEVLCLMNMVLPEELLDDEEYEEIVEDVRDECSKYGLVKSIEIPRPVDGVEVPGCGKIFVEFTSVFDCQKAMQGLTGRKFANRVVVTKYCDPDSYHRRDFW, encoded by the exons ATGTCGGACTTCGACGAGTTCGAGCGGCAGCTCAACGAGAATAAGCAAG aACGGGACAAGGAGAACCGGCACCGCAAGCGTAGCCACAGCCGCTCGCGAAGCCGGGACCGCAAGCGCCGGAGCCGGAGCCGTGATCGGCGCAACCGGGACCAGCGGAGTGCCTCCAGGGACAGGCGGCGACGAAG tCGTTCCCCCCGCcatgagaagaagaagaaggtccGTAAATATTGGGATGTCCCCCCGCCTGGCTTCGAGCACATCACCCCCATGCAGTACAAGGCCATGCAAG CGGCGGGTCAGATTCCAGCCACCGCCCTCCTTCCCACCATGACCCCTGATGGCCTGGCTGTGACCCCGACGCCGGTGCCCGTGGTCGGGAGCCAGATGACCAGACAGGCCCGGCGCCTCTACGTGGGGAACATCCCCTTTGGCATCACTGAG GAGGCCATGATGGATTTCTTCAACGCCCAGATGCGCCTTGGGGGTCTGACCCAGGCTCCTGGCAACCCCGTCTTGGCTGTGCAGATTAACCAGGACAAGAACTTTGCTTTCTTGGAG TTCCGCTCAGTGGATGAGACCACCCAGGCCATGGCCTTTGATGGCATCATCTTCCAGGGCCAGTCGCTGAAGATCCGTAGGCCTCATGACTACCAACCCCTGCCTGGCATGTCGGAGAACCCCTCTGTCTACGTCCCTG GAGTTGTGTCCACCGTGGTCCCGGACTCTGCCCACAAGCTGTTCATCGGGGGCTTACCCAATTACCTGAACGACGACCAG GTCAAAGAGCTGCTGACGTCGTTTGGGCCTCTCAAGGCCTTCAACCTGGTCAAGGACAGCGCCACAGGGCTCTCCAAGGGCTACGCCTTCTGTGAGTACGTGGACATCAACGTTACGGATCAG GCTATTGCGGGGCTGAATGGGATGCAGCTGGGAGATAAGAAATTGCTCGTGCAGAGGGCAAGTGTGGGAGCCAAGAATGCCACGCTG aGCACCATCAACCAGACCCCCGTGACCCTGCAAGTGCCGGGCCTCATGAGCTCCCAGGTACAGATGGGCGGCCACCCAACGGAGGTCCTGTGCCTCATGAACATGGTGCTGCCCGAGGAGCTGCTAGACGATGAGGAGTATGAGGAGATTGTGGAGGATGTGCGAGATGAGTGCAGCAAGTATGGGCTTGTCAAGTCCATTGAGATCCCCCGGCCTGTGGATGGCGTCGAGGTGCCCGGCTGTGGaaag ATCTTCGTGGAGTTCACCTCTGTGTTTGACTGCCAGAAAGCCATGCAGGGCCTGACCGGTCGCAAGTTCGCCAACAGAGTGGTTGTCACAAAATACTGTGACCCCGACTCTTACCACCGCCGGGACTTCTGGtag
- the U2AF2 gene encoding splicing factor U2AF 65 kDa subunit isoform X2, protein MSDFDEFERQLNENKQERDKENRHRKRSHSRSRSRDRKRRSRSRDRRNRDQRSASRDRRRRSKPLTRGAKEEHGGLIRSPRHEKKKKVRKYWDVPPPGFEHITPMQYKAMQAAGQIPATALLPTMTPDGLAVTPTPVPVVGSQMTRQARRLYVGNIPFGITEEAMMDFFNAQMRLGGLTQAPGNPVLAVQINQDKNFAFLEFRSVDETTQAMAFDGIIFQGQSLKIRRPHDYQPLPGMSENPSVYVPGVVSTVVPDSAHKLFIGGLPNYLNDDQVKELLTSFGPLKAFNLVKDSATGLSKGYAFCEYVDINVTDQAIAGLNGMQLGDKKLLVQRASVGAKNATLSTINQTPVTLQVPGLMSSQVQMGGHPTEVLCLMNMVLPEELLDDEEYEEIVEDVRDECSKYGLVKSIEIPRPVDGVEVPGCGKIFVEFTSVFDCQKAMQGLTGRKFANRVVVTKYCDPDSYHRRDFW, encoded by the exons ATGTCGGACTTCGACGAGTTCGAGCGGCAGCTCAACGAGAATAAGCAAG aACGGGACAAGGAGAACCGGCACCGCAAGCGTAGCCACAGCCGCTCGCGAAGCCGGGACCGCAAGCGCCGGAGCCGGAGCCGTGATCGGCGCAACCGGGACCAGCGGAGTGCCTCCAGGGACAGGCGGCGACGAAG CAAACCTTTGACCAGAGGCGCTAAAGAGGAGCACGGTGGATTGAT tCGTTCCCCCCGCcatgagaagaagaagaaggtccGTAAATATTGGGATGTCCCCCCGCCTGGCTTCGAGCACATCACCCCCATGCAGTACAAGGCCATGCAAG CGGCGGGTCAGATTCCAGCCACCGCCCTCCTTCCCACCATGACCCCTGATGGCCTGGCTGTGACCCCGACGCCGGTGCCCGTGGTCGGGAGCCAGATGACCAGACAGGCCCGGCGCCTCTACGTGGGGAACATCCCCTTTGGCATCACTGAG GAGGCCATGATGGATTTCTTCAACGCCCAGATGCGCCTTGGGGGTCTGACCCAGGCTCCTGGCAACCCCGTCTTGGCTGTGCAGATTAACCAGGACAAGAACTTTGCTTTCTTGGAG TTCCGCTCAGTGGATGAGACCACCCAGGCCATGGCCTTTGATGGCATCATCTTCCAGGGCCAGTCGCTGAAGATCCGTAGGCCTCATGACTACCAACCCCTGCCTGGCATGTCGGAGAACCCCTCTGTCTACGTCCCTG GAGTTGTGTCCACCGTGGTCCCGGACTCTGCCCACAAGCTGTTCATCGGGGGCTTACCCAATTACCTGAACGACGACCAG GTCAAAGAGCTGCTGACGTCGTTTGGGCCTCTCAAGGCCTTCAACCTGGTCAAGGACAGCGCCACAGGGCTCTCCAAGGGCTACGCCTTCTGTGAGTACGTGGACATCAACGTTACGGATCAG GCTATTGCGGGGCTGAATGGGATGCAGCTGGGAGATAAGAAATTGCTCGTGCAGAGGGCAAGTGTGGGAGCCAAGAATGCCACGCTG aGCACCATCAACCAGACCCCCGTGACCCTGCAAGTGCCGGGCCTCATGAGCTCCCAGGTACAGATGGGCGGCCACCCAACGGAGGTCCTGTGCCTCATGAACATGGTGCTGCCCGAGGAGCTGCTAGACGATGAGGAGTATGAGGAGATTGTGGAGGATGTGCGAGATGAGTGCAGCAAGTATGGGCTTGTCAAGTCCATTGAGATCCCCCGGCCTGTGGATGGCGTCGAGGTGCCCGGCTGTGGaaag ATCTTCGTGGAGTTCACCTCTGTGTTTGACTGCCAGAAAGCCATGCAGGGCCTGACCGGTCGCAAGTTCGCCAACAGAGTGGTTGTCACAAAATACTGTGACCCCGACTCTTACCACCGCCGGGACTTCTGGtag
- the U2AF2 gene encoding splicing factor U2AF 65 kDa subunit isoform X1 has product MSDFDEFERQLNENKQERDKENRHRKRSHSRSRSRDRKRRSRSRDRRNRDQRSASRDRRRRSKPLTRGAKEEHGGLIRSPRHEKKKKVRKYWDVPPPGFEHITPMQYKAMQAAGQIPATALLPTMTPDGLAVTPTPVPVVGSQMTRQARRLYVGNIPFGITEEAMMDFFNAQMRLGGLTQAPGNPVLAVQINQDKNFAFLEFRSVDETTQAMAFDGIIFQGQSLKIRRPHDYQPLPGMSENPSVYVPGVVSTVVPDSAHKLFIGGLPNYLNDDQVKELLTSFGPLKAFNLVKDSATGLSKGYAFCEYVDINVTDQAIAGLNGMQLGDKKLLVQRASVGAKNATLVSPPSTINQTPVTLQVPGLMSSQVQMGGHPTEVLCLMNMVLPEELLDDEEYEEIVEDVRDECSKYGLVKSIEIPRPVDGVEVPGCGKIFVEFTSVFDCQKAMQGLTGRKFANRVVVTKYCDPDSYHRRDFW; this is encoded by the exons ATGTCGGACTTCGACGAGTTCGAGCGGCAGCTCAACGAGAATAAGCAAG aACGGGACAAGGAGAACCGGCACCGCAAGCGTAGCCACAGCCGCTCGCGAAGCCGGGACCGCAAGCGCCGGAGCCGGAGCCGTGATCGGCGCAACCGGGACCAGCGGAGTGCCTCCAGGGACAGGCGGCGACGAAG CAAACCTTTGACCAGAGGCGCTAAAGAGGAGCACGGTGGATTGAT tCGTTCCCCCCGCcatgagaagaagaagaaggtccGTAAATATTGGGATGTCCCCCCGCCTGGCTTCGAGCACATCACCCCCATGCAGTACAAGGCCATGCAAG CGGCGGGTCAGATTCCAGCCACCGCCCTCCTTCCCACCATGACCCCTGATGGCCTGGCTGTGACCCCGACGCCGGTGCCCGTGGTCGGGAGCCAGATGACCAGACAGGCCCGGCGCCTCTACGTGGGGAACATCCCCTTTGGCATCACTGAG GAGGCCATGATGGATTTCTTCAACGCCCAGATGCGCCTTGGGGGTCTGACCCAGGCTCCTGGCAACCCCGTCTTGGCTGTGCAGATTAACCAGGACAAGAACTTTGCTTTCTTGGAG TTCCGCTCAGTGGATGAGACCACCCAGGCCATGGCCTTTGATGGCATCATCTTCCAGGGCCAGTCGCTGAAGATCCGTAGGCCTCATGACTACCAACCCCTGCCTGGCATGTCGGAGAACCCCTCTGTCTACGTCCCTG GAGTTGTGTCCACCGTGGTCCCGGACTCTGCCCACAAGCTGTTCATCGGGGGCTTACCCAATTACCTGAACGACGACCAG GTCAAAGAGCTGCTGACGTCGTTTGGGCCTCTCAAGGCCTTCAACCTGGTCAAGGACAGCGCCACAGGGCTCTCCAAGGGCTACGCCTTCTGTGAGTACGTGGACATCAACGTTACGGATCAG GCTATTGCGGGGCTGAATGGGATGCAGCTGGGAGATAAGAAATTGCTCGTGCAGAGGGCAAGTGTGGGAGCCAAGAATGCCACGCTGGTGAGCCCCCCG aGCACCATCAACCAGACCCCCGTGACCCTGCAAGTGCCGGGCCTCATGAGCTCCCAGGTACAGATGGGCGGCCACCCAACGGAGGTCCTGTGCCTCATGAACATGGTGCTGCCCGAGGAGCTGCTAGACGATGAGGAGTATGAGGAGATTGTGGAGGATGTGCGAGATGAGTGCAGCAAGTATGGGCTTGTCAAGTCCATTGAGATCCCCCGGCCTGTGGATGGCGTCGAGGTGCCCGGCTGTGGaaag ATCTTCGTGGAGTTCACCTCTGTGTTTGACTGCCAGAAAGCCATGCAGGGCCTGACCGGTCGCAAGTTCGCCAACAGAGTGGTTGTCACAAAATACTGTGACCCCGACTCTTACCACCGCCGGGACTTCTGGtag
- the CCDC106 gene encoding coiled-coil domain-containing protein 106 isoform X1, translated as MNDPNSRRRTLKKDDEAFEISIPFDETPHLDPQIFYSLSPSRGNFEESPEAPSPTVALMNGVRAQLHMALERNSWLQKRIEDLEEERDFLRCQLDKFISSARMDAEDHCRVKPGSRRVEGDGRGGAGGEASDPESAASSLSGVSEEGSTMERKRQKQKGGAGRRRFGKPKARERQRVKDADGVLCRYKKILGTFQKLKSMSRAFEHHRVDRNTVALTTPIAELLIVAPEKLAEVGEFDPSKERLLEYSRRCFLALDDETLKKVQALKKSKLLLPITYRFKR; from the exons ATGAATGACCCAAACAGCCGGAGGAGGACAC TGAAGAAAGACGATGAGGCCTTCGAGATCTCCATCCCCTTCGATGAGACGCCCCACCTAGACCCACAGATCTTTTACAGTCTGAGCCCCTCTCGGGGAAACTTCGAGG AGTCTCCGGAGGCCCCATCCCCGACAGTAGCCCTGATGAATGGTGTCAGGGCCCAGCTGCACATGGCCCTGGAGAGGAACTCCTGGTTACAGAAGCGCATTGAGgacctggaggaggagagggactTCTTGCGGTGTCAGCTAGACAAGTTTATATCCTCTGCCCGCATGGATGCAG AGGATCACTGCCGGGTGAAGCCTGGGTCCAGGCGGGTTGAGGGggatggcaggggtggggctgggggcgagGCCTCAGACCCGGAGTCAGCGGCCTCCTCGCTCAGTGGAGTGTCTGAAGAAGGCAGTAcgatggagaggaagaggcagaagcagaagggaGGTGCTGGCCGGAGGCGCTTTGGGAAGCCCAAGGCCCGGGAGAGGCAGCGGG TGAAGGATGCAGACGGTGTCCTCTGCCGCTACAAGAAGATACTGGGCACCTTCCAGAAGCTGAAGAGCATGTCCCGGGCCTTTGAGCACCACCGCGTAGACCGCAACACGGTGGCGCTGACCACGCCCATCGCGGAGCTGCTCATCGTGGCCCCGGAGAAGCTGGCGGAGGTAGGCGAGTTCGACCCTTCCAAGGAGCGTCTGCTCGAGTACTCGCGCCGCTGCTTCCTGGCCCTGGACGACGAGACCCTCAAGAAGGTGCAGGCTCTCAAGAAGAGCAAGCTGCTGTTGCCCATCACCTACCGCTTCAAGCGGTGA
- the CCDC106 gene encoding coiled-coil domain-containing protein 106 isoform X2, with protein MNDPNSRRRTQSPEAPSPTVALMNGVRAQLHMALERNSWLQKRIEDLEEERDFLRCQLDKFISSARMDAEDHCRVKPGSRRVEGDGRGGAGGEASDPESAASSLSGVSEEGSTMERKRQKQKGGAGRRRFGKPKARERQRVKDADGVLCRYKKILGTFQKLKSMSRAFEHHRVDRNTVALTTPIAELLIVAPEKLAEVGEFDPSKERLLEYSRRCFLALDDETLKKVQALKKSKLLLPITYRFKR; from the exons ATGAATGACCCAAACAGCCGGAGGAGGACAC AGTCTCCGGAGGCCCCATCCCCGACAGTAGCCCTGATGAATGGTGTCAGGGCCCAGCTGCACATGGCCCTGGAGAGGAACTCCTGGTTACAGAAGCGCATTGAGgacctggaggaggagagggactTCTTGCGGTGTCAGCTAGACAAGTTTATATCCTCTGCCCGCATGGATGCAG AGGATCACTGCCGGGTGAAGCCTGGGTCCAGGCGGGTTGAGGGggatggcaggggtggggctgggggcgagGCCTCAGACCCGGAGTCAGCGGCCTCCTCGCTCAGTGGAGTGTCTGAAGAAGGCAGTAcgatggagaggaagaggcagaagcagaagggaGGTGCTGGCCGGAGGCGCTTTGGGAAGCCCAAGGCCCGGGAGAGGCAGCGGG TGAAGGATGCAGACGGTGTCCTCTGCCGCTACAAGAAGATACTGGGCACCTTCCAGAAGCTGAAGAGCATGTCCCGGGCCTTTGAGCACCACCGCGTAGACCGCAACACGGTGGCGCTGACCACGCCCATCGCGGAGCTGCTCATCGTGGCCCCGGAGAAGCTGGCGGAGGTAGGCGAGTTCGACCCTTCCAAGGAGCGTCTGCTCGAGTACTCGCGCCGCTGCTTCCTGGCCCTGGACGACGAGACCCTCAAGAAGGTGCAGGCTCTCAAGAAGAGCAAGCTGCTGTTGCCCATCACCTACCGCTTCAAGCGGTGA